From one Paenibacillus sp. FSL K6-1330 genomic stretch:
- a CDS encoding response regulator has translation MYKVLLVDDEADVREGLVQEIQWGACGFTIEGTAENGREAMELAERLEPDVVITDISMPFQDGLQLASWLREFQPLCKIVILTGYDEFDYARQAITLSVDEYLLKPFSAESFTELLGKIKDKIDMEVTEREDVRQLKEHYRTSLPLLRESFLASLLTRKLPRSIIEEKTRNYGLSLNGGSYLAAVMALYPASVDKEHTSSTSLRHSGDLDLMLHAMLNIAKELLDPEFLVSVFIYQDSIVLLITNDESENEAWYSELQVTLDRLLKSILHYLKLPVTIGVGSMVRNLSDLKYSYQDALLALDYRLILGAEKVIFIDDVERPRPEGVRLDELKEQALNRSLKLGTEEELTEAISHIFDELMGASCTIQDVQVYLLEVVTAILRSAQESGIEIEALFGAGSQLHAEIFKFSGLQEAKAWLQDVCLTIRKHIASSRQHAYKDIVEKALHYTREHYGDSELSLQKLCVQLHISTGYFSAVFKREVKMTYVQYLMQLRMETAKELLRSSELKAFEIAERVGFADPNYFSFCFKKQVGISPKEYRTQARG, from the coding sequence TTGTATAAAGTGCTGTTAGTGGACGATGAAGCTGATGTTAGGGAGGGACTCGTGCAGGAAATCCAGTGGGGAGCCTGCGGATTTACGATCGAGGGAACGGCGGAGAACGGGAGAGAGGCCATGGAGCTTGCGGAGCGATTGGAGCCGGATGTCGTCATTACCGATATCAGTATGCCGTTTCAGGATGGGCTCCAGCTGGCCTCGTGGCTCAGAGAGTTTCAGCCGCTGTGCAAAATCGTGATCTTAACCGGATATGATGAATTTGATTATGCCCGTCAAGCGATTACGCTCAGCGTGGACGAGTATTTGCTGAAGCCATTCTCTGCCGAAAGCTTCACGGAGCTATTGGGGAAGATCAAAGACAAGATCGATATGGAGGTTACGGAGCGTGAGGATGTGCGCCAGTTGAAGGAGCATTACCGCACGAGCCTGCCTTTGCTTCGGGAATCGTTTCTTGCGTCTCTGCTCACCCGGAAATTGCCCCGCTCGATCATTGAGGAGAAGACTCGAAATTACGGTTTGTCTTTAAATGGGGGGAGTTACCTGGCTGCCGTTATGGCATTATATCCCGCTTCTGTAGATAAGGAGCATACGTCCTCAACTTCCCTTCGCCATTCGGGAGACTTGGATTTAATGCTGCATGCCATGCTGAACATTGCTAAGGAGCTTCTGGATCCCGAATTTCTTGTAAGCGTATTCATATATCAGGACAGCATTGTGCTGTTGATTACGAATGACGAGAGCGAAAACGAAGCGTGGTATAGCGAGCTGCAGGTGACACTTGACCGCTTGTTAAAAAGCATTCTTCATTATTTGAAGCTCCCGGTTACGATTGGAGTGGGCTCTATGGTGCGGAATCTGTCCGACCTTAAGTATTCCTATCAGGATGCGCTGCTGGCGCTCGACTACCGGTTGATTCTTGGTGCCGAGAAAGTCATCTTCATTGATGATGTTGAGCGCCCGAGACCGGAGGGAGTTCGTCTGGATGAATTAAAGGAGCAAGCGCTGAACCGCAGTCTAAAACTCGGAACGGAAGAGGAATTAACTGAAGCAATCTCGCACATATTTGATGAACTCATGGGTGCCTCCTGTACCATTCAGGACGTTCAGGTATACCTTTTGGAGGTTGTAACGGCTATATTGAGATCGGCTCAAGAATCCGGAATTGAGATCGAGGCGTTGTTCGGCGCAGGGTCTCAGCTGCATGCGGAGATCTTCAAGTTTTCCGGATTGCAGGAGGCTAAAGCCTGGCTTCAGGACGTCTGTTTGACTATACGCAAACATATCGCCAGCTCCAGGCAGCATGCGTACAAAGACATCGTGGAGAAGGCACTCCATTATACCCGGGAGCATTACGGTGACTCGGAGCTATCGCTGCAGAAGCTGTGCGTACAGCTTCATATCAGTACAGGCTATTTTAGCGCTGTGTTCAAAAGAGAAGTCAAAATGACCTACGTGCAGTATTTGATGCAGCTTCGGATGGAAACGGCCAAAGAGCTTCTTCGATCATCGGAACTTAAAGCGTTCGAAATCGCGGAGCGTGTCGGATTTGCAGATCCGAATTATTTCAGCTTCTGCTTCAAGAAGCAGGTCGGTATCTCACCCAAGGAATACCGGACACAAGCGAGGGGGTAG
- the purT gene encoding phosphoribosylglycinamide formyltransferase 2, which yields MLKTKKILLLGSGELGKEVVIEAQRLGVETIAVDRYADAPAMHVADHSHVIDMLDGEKLRAIIEQEKPDLIVPEIEALATSELVKLEEEGYRVIPTARAAKLTMDREGIRRLASEELGLPTAGYRFADTYEEFKQAVLDMGFPCVIKPLMSSSGKGQSVCRCEGDIESCWNIAMEGGRVQNGRVIIEEFIIFQSEITLLTVRSVNGTSFCAPIGHIQESGDYIESWQPHNMSEEQIEEAKYIARKITDELGGYGLFGVELFLTEDKVYFSEVSPRPHDTGLVTLVTQNLSEFALHVRAILGFPIPEIELITPGASRPLKAARELENYTVTGAEQALAVPNTQLRIFGKPVTKIGRRIAVALSTAGTVEEARSRAKLALDKLAVEEA from the coding sequence ATGTTAAAAACGAAGAAAATACTGCTGCTAGGTTCGGGAGAACTGGGAAAAGAAGTCGTGATTGAAGCACAGAGACTGGGTGTGGAAACCATAGCCGTCGATCGTTATGCCGACGCTCCTGCCATGCATGTTGCCGATCATAGCCATGTCATCGATATGCTGGATGGGGAGAAACTGCGCGCAATCATTGAGCAGGAGAAGCCGGACCTGATCGTACCTGAGATCGAGGCGCTGGCTACCTCGGAACTGGTTAAGCTGGAGGAAGAGGGGTACCGGGTTATTCCTACTGCCAGAGCTGCAAAGCTTACGATGGACCGAGAAGGGATTCGCCGGTTAGCTTCAGAGGAGTTAGGGCTGCCTACTGCGGGCTATCGATTTGCCGATACTTATGAGGAGTTTAAACAGGCTGTTCTGGACATGGGGTTTCCATGTGTAATTAAACCTCTGATGAGCTCCTCAGGTAAAGGCCAGAGCGTATGCCGCTGCGAAGGAGATATCGAGTCCTGCTGGAACATCGCCATGGAGGGCGGCCGTGTGCAGAACGGAAGAGTGATCATTGAGGAATTCATTATATTCCAGTCGGAGATCACGCTTCTGACCGTTCGTTCCGTCAATGGAACAAGCTTCTGTGCGCCAATCGGACATATTCAGGAGAGCGGGGACTATATCGAATCCTGGCAGCCACACAATATGTCGGAAGAGCAAATCGAGGAAGCTAAATATATTGCAAGGAAGATCACCGATGAGCTTGGCGGTTATGGATTGTTTGGGGTTGAATTGTTCCTGACTGAGGATAAAGTGTATTTTAGCGAGGTGTCTCCGCGACCGCATGATACCGGGTTGGTTACACTGGTCACGCAAAATTTATCTGAATTCGCGCTTCACGTCCGTGCCATTCTTGGGTTTCCGATCCCGGAGATCGAATTGATAACGCCGGGAGCCAGCCGTCCGCTAAAAGCGGCGAGAGAGCTGGAGAATTATACAGTTACCGGCGCCGAGCAAGCACTGGCTGTTCCGAATACGCAGCTGCGCATTTTTGGGAAACCGGTGACCAAGATCGGAAGACGGATCGCAGTTGCGTTGTCAACCGCCGGCACAGTGGAGGAAGCCCGTTCGCGTGCGAAGCTGGCTTTGGATAAGCTTGCTGTTGAAGAAGCATAA
- a CDS encoding sensor histidine kinase has product MWSFSAFILLIVIVVAVLLFNKFSRSAEQSVFLNAQQIVDQVSYNLEDYVDGMAQLYRAIEENMLADGQWDDEQVTQQLNTIMRSRDDIVSIALFNEQGDMLRNHPAMPVKPSARVTEQSWFHSAMRVSDHLSFSLPHVQNLYDHTFKWVVTMSKGITVVHNGEPTYVILLVDINFKKIDELSSRISLGKRGYAYIIDEGAGNIVYHPQQQLIYMGLRNESVERALTSSDSYIDESDGVKRLNTVKSVVNIGWKIVGVSYLDEIMTTREEVNRYLVQVVAIVLVLAIVVSLILSAMLTRPIRRMGRTMKAVERGDFNVELPMQGPLEVVQLSSRFNLMLDKIRQLMKQIVKEQESKRRYELEALQAQINPHFLYNTLNSVVRMVGMSKKEEVITMITSLSKLFRLSLSKGKTSISVREELEHARHYLTIQQMRYKQKFDFMIEADEAAQSCYTLKLVLQPLIENAIVHGIEYMVDHGHIHITAAIKGDLLEMTVKDNGVGMSPAMVERILEVEALHHNPAPFINTAGSGVAVRNVHDRIQLYYGHRYGLEFESELEVGTTVRIRIPVIHDIGEGREND; this is encoded by the coding sequence ATGTGGTCCTTCTCGGCATTTATTCTGCTTATCGTGATCGTGGTAGCTGTTCTGTTGTTCAATAAATTCTCGCGATCGGCGGAGCAAAGCGTGTTTTTGAATGCCCAGCAAATCGTGGATCAGGTCAGCTATAATCTCGAGGATTATGTGGACGGGATGGCACAGCTGTATCGGGCCATTGAGGAAAATATGCTCGCGGACGGGCAATGGGACGATGAGCAGGTGACTCAACAGCTGAACACCATCATGCGAAGTCGGGATGACATCGTCTCCATCGCTTTATTTAATGAACAGGGCGATATGCTGAGGAACCACCCGGCCATGCCGGTTAAGCCCAGCGCCCGGGTGACGGAGCAGAGCTGGTTTCACTCGGCCATGAGAGTCTCCGACCATCTGAGCTTCTCGCTGCCGCATGTGCAGAATTTGTACGACCATACATTTAAATGGGTGGTCACGATGAGCAAAGGAATTACAGTTGTTCATAACGGAGAGCCGACGTATGTCATTCTGCTGGTGGATATCAACTTCAAGAAAATCGATGAGCTGAGCAGCCGCATTAGCCTGGGTAAGCGGGGGTATGCGTACATCATCGATGAAGGAGCGGGAAACATTGTGTATCATCCCCAGCAGCAGTTAATTTACATGGGGCTTCGGAATGAGAGCGTAGAACGGGCACTTACTTCTTCGGACAGTTACATTGATGAATCGGATGGAGTCAAGCGGCTGAATACGGTGAAGTCGGTCGTTAATATCGGATGGAAAATCGTTGGGGTTTCCTATTTGGATGAAATCATGACAACAAGAGAAGAGGTCAATCGCTATCTGGTTCAGGTTGTGGCGATTGTTCTGGTGCTTGCCATCGTGGTCTCCCTAATTCTCTCGGCTATGCTGACCCGCCCGATCCGCCGGATGGGCAGAACGATGAAGGCGGTGGAACGGGGCGATTTCAACGTGGAGCTCCCGATGCAGGGGCCGCTGGAAGTGGTACAGTTGTCCAGCCGCTTCAATCTAATGCTGGATAAGATCAGGCAGCTCATGAAGCAGATTGTGAAGGAGCAGGAATCGAAGCGTAGATACGAGCTGGAAGCTTTGCAGGCTCAGATCAACCCGCATTTTTTATATAACACCTTGAATTCGGTGGTCCGCATGGTCGGCATGAGCAAGAAGGAGGAGGTCATTACGATGATTACTTCCTTGTCGAAGCTGTTTCGTTTGAGCTTGAGTAAAGGGAAGACATCGATAAGTGTCCGTGAGGAGTTGGAACATGCAAGGCATTATTTGACCATCCAACAGATGAGATATAAACAGAAATTCGATTTTATGATCGAAGCGGATGAAGCAGCGCAGTCTTGTTACACGTTAAAGCTGGTGCTTCAGCCCTTAATTGAGAATGCCATCGTACATGGCATCGAGTATATGGTGGATCATGGACATATTCACATAACGGCAGCTATCAAAGGCGACCTATTGGAGATGACGGTGAAGGACAATGGAGTCGGGATGTCTCCCGCGATGGTTGAAAGGATATTAGAGGTTGAAGCGCTGCATCATAATCCGGCTCCATTTATCAATACGGCAGGCTCCGGCGTGGCCGTTCGAAATGTTCATGACCGTATCCAATTGTATTATGGGCATCGTTACGGTCTGGAATTTGAGAGCGAGCTCGAGGTGGGCACTACCGTTCGCATACGGATTCCGGTCATTCACGACATAGGGGAGGGGCGGGAGAATGATTAG
- a CDS encoding LysR family transcriptional regulator produces the protein MELIYLQTFREVAIRQSFTKAANELGYAQSSVTTQIQKLEKEYGVKLFERYGRGLRLTKSGEELFEYAVQMLDLFQQSKEKLTKQGGGTLSIGTIDSLAAYFLPSVIHQLKQRHEDLVIRLQPDREDSIISKVREGEYDLGLILDRKPEDSSLNWIAIREEPLLLIAHPNHPLLVKPVIELEHLADAEWIMPEDSCNYRMMLEKVLRASGVPMRIGLELGNPEAIKRYVMSGTGISLLPKMVAEEEIKRGELAILPFAHSDIRLDIQLVIHPKKWFSQSLKDAIDMLKSKS, from the coding sequence ATGGAACTCATCTACCTGCAAACCTTCAGGGAGGTTGCGATTCGCCAGAGTTTTACGAAAGCCGCGAATGAGTTGGGTTATGCTCAATCCAGCGTAACCACCCAGATTCAGAAGCTGGAGAAGGAATATGGCGTCAAGCTGTTTGAACGTTATGGCAGAGGCTTGCGCCTGACGAAGTCCGGCGAGGAGCTGTTTGAGTATGCCGTTCAAATGCTGGATCTGTTCCAGCAGTCGAAGGAAAAGCTGACCAAGCAAGGCGGAGGCACCTTATCGATCGGAACGATAGACTCGCTGGCCGCTTATTTTCTTCCGTCCGTCATTCACCAGCTGAAACAAAGGCATGAAGATCTTGTCATCCGCTTACAACCGGATCGTGAAGATAGCATTATCAGTAAGGTGAGAGAGGGCGAGTATGATCTCGGTCTTATTTTGGATAGAAAACCAGAGGACTCCTCCTTGAATTGGATCGCCATTCGGGAAGAGCCCCTTCTGCTGATTGCCCATCCGAATCATCCGCTTCTTGTTAAACCTGTTATAGAGCTAGAACACCTGGCTGATGCCGAATGGATTATGCCCGAGGATAGTTGTAATTACCGCATGATGTTGGAAAAGGTGCTGCGTGCTAGCGGAGTTCCAATGCGAATAGGCCTGGAATTGGGCAATCCGGAGGCAATCAAGAGATATGTGATGTCCGGTACGGGCATCTCATTATTGCCGAAGATGGTAGCAGAGGAGGAAATCAAACGTGGTGAGCTTGCGATTCTTCCCTTTGCGCATTCCGACATTCGACTGGACATTCAGTTGGTTATTCACCCCAAGAAGTGGTTTTCCCAATCGCTGAAGGATGCGATCGATATGCTGAAGTCTAAATCCTAA
- a CDS encoding substrate-binding domain-containing protein, with the protein MIRIHHVVRIPVVSKALLVVLILTSFLLTSCSSGATMDENETELRHIALVAPIHAEEQGDAIRLGAEAAAKENGLVLDYIPLEPSDDEAEQLQAALKVLEKGSSAILIDPASEAVLQKLGDQASAADVPVIALNDERMTTGVLSAIAINNEVAGRKAGEQLADLLEGRGVIAILRSDREDPDLMAREVGAKSVLSEMSGIQIADGAACGKREDACWQAAKQLLDRESVDGILALDIQASLGAAKEVARRKVQGKIKIVTFGSDLEQLQLLQDGILHKLVVQNGFSTGYLGVEQAVKVLDGSKYDKPIVLETKVIDADNMFWMDNQKVLFPFVK; encoded by the coding sequence ATGATTAGAATTCATCATGTGGTACGTATACCGGTTGTATCCAAGGCCTTACTCGTCGTGCTTATCCTAACCTCGTTCCTATTAACATCGTGTTCATCAGGCGCAACCATGGATGAGAATGAAACCGAACTCCGGCATATTGCCCTCGTGGCTCCCATACACGCCGAAGAGCAGGGGGATGCCATTCGATTAGGTGCCGAGGCGGCTGCCAAGGAAAACGGATTGGTGCTCGATTATATCCCGCTGGAGCCAAGTGACGATGAAGCGGAGCAACTGCAAGCTGCATTGAAGGTGCTGGAGAAAGGTTCCTCCGCGATTTTGATTGATCCGGCATCCGAAGCCGTACTGCAGAAATTAGGGGATCAGGCATCAGCGGCTGATGTCCCCGTCATTGCTTTGAATGATGAGCGAATGACCACAGGTGTCCTGTCCGCCATTGCAATCAATAATGAGGTGGCCGGACGCAAGGCGGGTGAGCAGCTGGCTGACTTACTTGAAGGTCGGGGTGTTATCGCCATACTTCGATCCGACAGGGAGGATCCCGACCTAATGGCCCGCGAAGTGGGCGCCAAAAGTGTACTGTCGGAAATGAGCGGGATTCAAATCGCGGACGGAGCTGCGTGCGGCAAACGTGAAGATGCATGCTGGCAGGCAGCCAAGCAGCTGCTGGACCGGGAATCGGTCGACGGGATTCTGGCACTTGATATTCAGGCTTCCTTGGGAGCGGCCAAAGAAGTCGCGAGAAGGAAAGTTCAGGGGAAGATCAAGATTGTCACCTTCGGAAGTGATCTGGAGCAGCTTCAGCTTCTGCAGGATGGCATCCTTCATAAGCTCGTTGTGCAGAACGGGTTCAGCACGGGTTATCTGGGAGTAGAACAGGCCGTGAAGGTCTTAGATGGTTCGAAATATGACAAGCCGATTGTGCTTGAGACCAAGGTAATTGATGCCGACAACATGTTCTGGATGGATAATCAGAAGGTGCTATTTCCATTTGTGAAGTAA
- a CDS encoding MATE family efflux transporter, which produces MRDMTQGSPIKLIIMFTIPLLIGNIFQQFYNMADTLIVGRTIGVNALAAVGSTGSILFFVIGFAQGLTAGLSIITAQRFGAKDIAGVRKSVGTSIWISLVFTVFLTIVSVIFTRPVLVMMNTPAEILDDAYSYLIVINWGVGAAVLFNLLANLLRALGDSRTPLLFLVVASILNIVLDLLFILVFKMGVAGAGLATVVSQLFSCLLCLLYIHKKVPLLQFKNADWSIDWTFIRQHMWVGFPMGFQASIIAIGAIILQITLNGLGATAVAAYTAAQKIDMLATQPMSSFGITMATFAAQNFGANRIDRIKLGVKQCIWVSGSFSIAVGLLVIFAGPAAVSLFVGQGQEELLSLSRLYFLSNGSTYLLLSLLFIYRFTLQGLGQSFIPTVAGIMELIMRVLAAIFLTAQIGFLGASLANPLAWLGAVIPLGIAYYLSIKRLSAPAKPVSVPVQA; this is translated from the coding sequence ATGAGAGACATGACGCAAGGAAGTCCGATCAAGCTGATTATCATGTTTACGATCCCGCTTTTGATCGGAAATATTTTTCAACAATTTTATAATATGGCGGATACCCTGATCGTGGGGCGTACTATTGGTGTAAACGCACTTGCGGCTGTTGGCTCGACGGGCAGTATTTTGTTTTTTGTCATTGGCTTTGCCCAAGGCTTGACGGCAGGTTTGTCCATCATAACGGCGCAGCGCTTTGGCGCCAAGGATATCGCGGGCGTCCGCAAAAGCGTGGGAACAAGTATATGGATTAGTCTTGTATTCACGGTTTTCCTCACCATTGTGAGTGTCATATTCACGAGGCCCGTCCTCGTCATGATGAACACGCCGGCAGAAATTTTGGATGATGCTTATTCGTATTTAATCGTTATTAACTGGGGTGTTGGCGCAGCCGTTCTGTTCAACTTGCTGGCTAACCTGCTCAGAGCACTTGGGGACAGCCGGACGCCGCTTCTCTTCTTGGTGGTCGCAAGCATTCTGAACATCGTACTTGATCTGTTATTTATTCTCGTATTCAAGATGGGAGTAGCCGGAGCGGGGCTTGCCACGGTGGTATCGCAGCTGTTCTCCTGCCTGCTCTGCTTATTATACATTCACAAAAAAGTTCCGCTTCTGCAGTTCAAGAATGCCGATTGGTCCATCGATTGGACATTTATACGCCAGCATATGTGGGTCGGTTTCCCGATGGGCTTCCAAGCCTCCATTATTGCGATCGGAGCCATCATCTTACAGATTACGCTTAACGGTCTTGGGGCAACGGCCGTAGCCGCATATACGGCAGCTCAGAAGATTGACATGCTTGCTACGCAGCCCATGAGTTCCTTTGGCATTACGATGGCGACTTTTGCTGCCCAGAATTTTGGGGCAAATCGCATTGACCGGATCAAGCTTGGGGTTAAACAGTGTATCTGGGTCTCGGGATCATTCAGCATCGCCGTGGGCTTGCTGGTTATATTCGCGGGTCCTGCAGCCGTCAGCCTCTTCGTCGGTCAAGGACAAGAAGAATTGCTGTCCCTTAGCAGGCTGTATTTCTTATCGAACGGCAGCACCTATTTGCTTCTGTCGCTGTTGTTCATCTACCGCTTCACGCTGCAGGGGCTGGGACAGAGCTTTATCCCAACCGTAGCCGGCATTATGGAACTGATTATGCGGGTATTGGCAGCCATCTTCCTGACCGCGCAGATTGGGTTCCTCGGCGCAAGCCTGGCAAATCCGCTGGCTTGGCTCGGAGCCGTCATTCCGCTCGGTATTGCCTATTACTTGAGCATTAAAAGATTAAGCGCGCCTGCTAAACCCGTCTCCGTACCTGTTCAGGCGTAA
- the dapA gene encoding 4-hydroxy-tetrahydrodipicolinate synthase: MLSQQELHGIFIPVITPFLQDYELDLPSYHHYLKSLLSYDIQGLVINGTTGEAPTVAWEEVVQVVEQTRGSLGGRLLPLIIGTGTNDTVSSIKRTELAGHIGADAVLVVTPYYSHPSIDGILQHFRRVAEVGIPVILYEVPSRTGIRLPVDVIRRIMEIPGVIGMKDSTESTELMRSLSHYDTKPVLCGNDVLFHEMLVHGASGGILASANVNTEVFIRVFQLAAQGDYSRSEMEFEDLLPYIRKLFEESNPAPLKWLLAKQGIISSDTLRLPMGPITDELKLSLDHAMKI, translated from the coding sequence ATGTTGAGTCAGCAAGAACTGCATGGCATTTTTATTCCTGTGATCACTCCCTTTTTACAGGATTACGAACTGGATCTTCCTTCTTATCATCATTATTTGAAGAGTTTGTTATCCTACGATATTCAGGGATTGGTCATCAACGGAACGACCGGTGAAGCGCCGACCGTAGCTTGGGAGGAAGTCGTGCAGGTTGTGGAGCAAACGCGGGGGAGTTTGGGCGGACGGCTATTACCGCTCATCATTGGTACAGGTACCAACGATACGGTATCCAGCATAAAGCGAACGGAACTGGCAGGCCATATCGGTGCTGATGCGGTATTGGTCGTCACGCCGTATTACAGTCACCCTTCGATCGATGGCATTCTGCAGCATTTTCGAAGGGTGGCCGAGGTCGGGATCCCGGTAATTCTGTACGAAGTTCCATCGCGTACTGGAATCCGGTTACCGGTTGATGTCATAAGAAGAATCATGGAGATCCCCGGCGTGATCGGGATGAAAGACAGCACTGAAAGTACGGAGCTCATGAGAAGCTTATCCCATTACGATACGAAGCCCGTTCTATGTGGCAACGATGTCCTCTTTCATGAAATGCTGGTTCATGGAGCCTCTGGTGGAATATTGGCGTCGGCCAATGTGAATACCGAGGTTTTCATTCGGGTGTTTCAATTAGCTGCCCAAGGAGATTATTCACGATCCGAAATGGAATTCGAAGACCTGCTTCCCTACATTCGTAAGCTGTTTGAAGAATCCAATCCCGCTCCGCTAAAATGGTTGCTTGCCAAGCAGGGTATCATCTCATCGGACACCCTTCGACTGC